In a genomic window of Campylobacter concisus:
- a CDS encoding sodium-dependent transporter codes for MINEKFSKIGFVLAMAGSAVGLGNAWKFPTMVGNNGGSAFIILYLLLTFAIAFVAFLAELSIGKLGESDVVSSIYKLAPKHKKIWSFSGFFMIGAILIASFYMVVIGWILKYIYLGFSPLLADTKEAAAQFNTLLSNDLSSAIVCFSLVFLMVFFAVSKGVKSGIEKLNIWMMPGLFILLICILFYAISMGDGFVKAAKFLFVPNFSAITPDVILQALGLAFFSLSMGVGVIPTYAANLPEQTNLIKSTLSIIFINILIGIMMGLVVFTFIFAYGADSTASGPGLIFISLVTLFAKLGVVGNVMAIAFFVSLLFAGVTSAVSMIEPFAYYLVRKFEISRKMALVYIGIFVYILGLFCIFSYYAQTANIFSIFGKPVFDALDFLTSNIMMPIGAIIFSFFVGYKLKKESLYLLFGEFMGKVFFEIWYFTLRYIVPIAICAIMIYQIAGK; via the coding sequence ATGATAAATGAAAAATTTTCAAAAATAGGCTTTGTTCTTGCGATGGCAGGATCGGCTGTTGGACTTGGTAATGCATGGAAATTTCCAACAATGGTAGGAAACAATGGCGGCTCAGCGTTTATAATTTTATATTTACTTCTCACGTTTGCTATCGCTTTTGTAGCGTTTTTAGCAGAGCTTAGCATTGGTAAGCTTGGTGAGAGTGACGTTGTAAGCTCCATTTATAAACTTGCTCCAAAACACAAAAAAATATGGTCTTTTTCAGGCTTTTTTATGATAGGAGCGATACTTATTGCTTCGTTTTATATGGTTGTCATTGGCTGGATATTAAAGTATATTTATCTTGGCTTTTCGCCACTTTTGGCTGATACTAAAGAAGCAGCAGCGCAGTTTAATACGCTTTTATCAAATGATTTAAGTAGTGCTATTGTTTGTTTTAGCTTAGTTTTTTTAATGGTATTTTTTGCTGTTTCAAAAGGTGTGAAAAGTGGCATTGAAAAGCTAAATATCTGGATGATGCCGGGTCTTTTTATATTGCTTATTTGTATACTTTTTTATGCAATTAGCATGGGTGATGGCTTTGTGAAGGCGGCTAAATTTTTATTTGTACCAAATTTTAGCGCGATCACGCCAGATGTGATTTTACAGGCTCTTGGACTTGCGTTTTTCTCGCTATCTATGGGTGTTGGCGTCATACCAACATACGCTGCAAATTTACCAGAGCAGACAAATCTTATAAAATCAACGCTTTCTATAATATTTATAAATATTTTAATAGGCATTATGATGGGACTTGTGGTCTTTACATTTATATTTGCTTATGGAGCTGATAGCACGGCAAGTGGCCCAGGGCTTATTTTTATCTCACTTGTCACGCTTTTTGCAAAGCTTGGCGTCGTTGGCAACGTCATGGCCATCGCATTTTTTGTTTCGCTTTTATTTGCTGGTGTTACAAGTGCTGTTTCGATGATTGAACCATTTGCTTATTATTTGGTTAGAAAATTTGAAATTTCACGCAAAATGGCTCTTGTTTATATTGGAATTTTTGTCTATATTTTAGGCCTTTTTTGTATTTTTTCATATTATGCACAGACGGCTAATATCTTTAGTATTTTTGGTAAGCCAGTCTTTGATGCACTTGATTTTCTTACTTCAAATATAATGATGCCAATAGGTGCCATAATTTTTAGTTTTTTTGTTGGCTATAAACTTAAAAAAGAGAGCCTATATCTACTCTTTGGCGAATTTATGGGAAAAGTATTCTTTGAAATTTGGTACTTCACTCTAAGATATATCGTGCCAATTGCAATTTGCGCCATCATGATCTATCAAATAGCAGGTAAATGA
- a CDS encoding F0F1 ATP synthase subunit C, translating into MKKIVFLILGLAAFAFGADGEMIRSYSVIAGGIGLGLAALGGAIGMGNTAAATISGTARNPGVGSKLMTTMFIALAMIEAQVIYALVITLIVLYANPMLG; encoded by the coding sequence ATGAAAAAGATCGTGTTTTTAATTCTTGGTCTTGCTGCATTTGCATTTGGCGCTGATGGCGAGATGATTAGATCGTATTCAGTTATCGCTGGTGGTATTGGCCTTGGCCTTGCAGCCCTTGGTGGCGCTATTGGTATGGGTAATACAGCTGCTGCAACAATTAGCGGAACAGCTAGAAACCCAGGTGTTGGTAGCAAACTTATGACTACAATGTTTATCGCTCTTGCGATGATCGAAGCACAAGTTATCTACGCACTTGTTATTACACTTATCGTTCTTTACGCAAACCCAATGCTTGGCTAA
- a CDS encoding VIT1/CCC1 transporter family protein, which yields MLDKKRALKQLQNEADDTAIYTLLEASEKNEENKKILRKLITEEKRHYAFCQKITGESRTANLFKVIFYTILVKIFGTSFTLKFMESREEDAEQFYLGIVDEYPEAKDIYEEEVNHENNLISMLKDTKLVNAGGIVLGMNDALVELTGTLSGIALAFSNTKSVGATGLIMGIAAALSMAGSAYLESKENPSDEIKPLTYSLYTGGSYIITTAFLILPFFIFSSCLYAVLLMFFFALVAIITYNFYISVAKELKFLPRVIEMCVITFGVAIISFGIGFLVKHYFGLDI from the coding sequence ATGCTAGATAAAAAGCGTGCTTTAAAACAGCTACAAAATGAAGCAGATGATACCGCTATCTATACATTACTCGAAGCTAGTGAAAAAAATGAAGAAAATAAAAAAATACTTCGTAAATTAATCACTGAAGAAAAACGACACTATGCTTTTTGCCAAAAGATAACAGGCGAGAGTAGAACTGCAAATTTATTCAAAGTCATCTTCTATACGATACTTGTTAAAATTTTTGGTACATCTTTTACTTTAAAATTTATGGAGTCACGTGAAGAAGATGCAGAGCAATTTTATCTTGGTATCGTTGATGAGTATCCTGAAGCTAAAGATATTTATGAAGAAGAAGTAAATCACGAAAACAATTTAATCTCTATGCTAAAAGACACAAAGCTCGTAAATGCCGGCGGTATTGTTCTTGGTATGAATGACGCATTAGTTGAGTTAACTGGCACGCTAAGTGGCATCGCTCTAGCTTTTTCAAATACAAAATCAGTTGGTGCGACAGGCCTTATCATGGGTATTGCAGCCGCTCTTTCTATGGCAGGATCAGCCTATCTTGAGTCAAAAGAAAATCCAAGTGACGAGATCAAACCGCTTACCTATTCGCTCTACACAGGAGGCTCATACATCATAACAACGGCGTTTTTGATACTTCCATTTTTCATCTTTTCAAGTTGTCTTTATGCTGTCTTGTTGATGTTTTTCTTTGCACTAGTTGCCATCATCACTTACAACTTTTACATAAGCGTGGCAAAAGAGCTTAAATTTTTGCCAAGAGTGATTGAGATGTGTGTGATAACTTTTGGTGTTGCGATCATTTCATTTGGCATTGGCTTTTTAGTTAAGCACTATTTTGGCTTAGATATTTAA
- the ribD gene encoding bifunctional diaminohydroxyphosphoribosylaminopyrimidine deaminase/5-amino-6-(5-phosphoribosylamino)uracil reductase RibD, whose amino-acid sequence MNDEFYMDLALSEAWKFQILTHTNPAVGCLTLDENGQILSCKAHEKAGYLHAEPIAILFALCKKSEKFKEDFIKAYNDKFSSNIKEDEFGLLEPKFTYEFILNNHSNLLKNAKAYVTLEPCSHHGKTPPCANLLKELGFSEVIIGSYDENKIASGGGNLLKSAGIKVKFGVLKERCDKLLEPFLAYQNGGFSFLKIALSKNGVASGGIITNELSRTHVHKLRSVIDTLVIGGNTVRTDQPKLDSRLVGSGKNPDVIIYSRSDKFDKTIPLFSVPDRKVSIQKELNLTGLTMFEGADEFLKLAKDGKLANVKWLLIYQSSNFKDGKNLSLDLNLKPLFSGNFGDDSYTWYEILD is encoded by the coding sequence ATGAACGACGAATTTTACATGGATCTTGCTTTAAGCGAGGCTTGGAAATTTCAGATCCTGACCCACACAAATCCAGCCGTTGGATGCCTTACCCTTGATGAAAATGGTCAAATTTTATCTTGCAAGGCTCATGAAAAGGCTGGATATTTACACGCTGAACCGATAGCGATACTTTTTGCACTTTGTAAAAAAAGTGAAAAATTTAAAGAAGATTTTATAAAAGCATATAACGATAAATTTAGCTCTAATATAAAAGAGGACGAATTTGGCCTTTTGGAGCCAAAATTTACCTACGAATTTATACTAAATAACCACTCAAATTTACTAAAAAATGCAAAAGCTTACGTTACGCTAGAGCCTTGCTCGCATCATGGTAAAACGCCACCTTGTGCAAATTTGCTAAAAGAACTTGGCTTTAGTGAGGTGATAATAGGCAGCTACGATGAAAATAAAATCGCAAGCGGTGGTGGTAATTTGCTTAAAAGCGCTGGTATAAAAGTTAAATTTGGCGTTTTAAAAGAGCGTTGTGATAAGCTACTTGAGCCATTTTTGGCATATCAAAATGGTGGATTTAGTTTTTTAAAAATAGCTCTTAGTAAAAATGGCGTGGCAAGTGGTGGTATCATCACAAATGAGCTTAGCCGTACGCACGTCCATAAACTTAGAAGCGTTATAGATACACTAGTGATCGGTGGCAACACAGTGCGAACAGACCAGCCAAAGCTTGACAGCAGGTTAGTGGGTAGCGGTAAAAACCCAGACGTTATAATCTACTCAAGAAGTGATAAATTTGATAAGACGATACCACTTTTTAGTGTACCAGATAGAAAAGTCAGCATTCAAAAAGAGCTTAATTTAACAGGGCTTACTATGTTTGAAGGAGCTGATGAGTTTTTAAAGCTTGCAAAAGATGGAAAGCTAGCAAACGTAAAGTGGCTACTTATCTATCAAAGCTCAAATTTTAAGGATGGTAAAAACCTGAGCCTTGATCTAAATTTAAAGCCACTATTTAGTGGGAATTTTGGAGACGACAGCTACACTTGGTATGAAATTTTGGATTAA
- a CDS encoding formate--tetrahydrofolate ligase, with protein sequence MLSDIEITHQTKLEHISKVAAKLGLSEDELELYGKFKAKISPRLEPSNSKLILVTATNPTPYGEGKTTMSIGLADALNLLNKKVCLALREPSLGPVFGIKGGAAGGGYSQLAPMEDLNLHFTGDFHAITSANNLISAMIDNSLYQENPLKIEKILWKRCMDMNDRALRFITVGQGGRTDGVPREDGFNITAASEIMAVLCLATSLSDLKERVANIMVAYDSDKKPIYVRDLGCQDAVCILLKDAIKPNLFQTLEHTPTLVHGGPFANIAHGCNSVIATKTALNLADYVITEAGFGSELGAEKFLDIKCRIADIKPSAVVLVSTIRSLKYNGEANKDEITKPDMNALKKGIENLGGHIENLKGKFGQNVVVALNKFGFDTYEEINFVKEYCRELGVEVAVCENFLKGGKGALELAELVLKACDKPSKINFTYEMSDDTKTKIEKVAKEIYGAGEVVFEEAALKKLEMIKELNLSHLPVCIAKTQYSFSDDAKLLGRAKGFTFSVKDLDIRTGAGFIVAVCGKIMLMPGLPKVPAAVNMKIDANGKIDGLS encoded by the coding sequence ATGCTAAGCGACATCGAGATAACTCACCAAACAAAGTTAGAACACATAAGTAAAGTTGCCGCAAAGTTAGGCTTAAGCGAAGACGAGCTCGAGCTTTACGGAAAATTTAAGGCTAAAATTTCTCCTAGACTTGAACCATCAAACTCAAAGCTCATCTTAGTCACCGCGACTAATCCAACCCCATATGGCGAAGGCAAAACGACTATGTCAATAGGTCTTGCTGACGCACTAAATTTACTTAATAAAAAGGTCTGTTTGGCACTTCGTGAGCCATCTCTTGGGCCAGTTTTTGGTATAAAGGGTGGAGCAGCAGGTGGCGGCTACTCGCAGCTTGCGCCGATGGAGGATCTAAATTTACACTTCACTGGCGATTTTCATGCTATAACATCGGCAAATAACCTTATTTCAGCGATGATAGATAATAGCCTCTATCAAGAAAACCCGCTAAAAATCGAGAAAATTTTATGGAAGCGCTGTATGGATATGAACGACCGCGCGCTTAGGTTTATCACTGTGGGTCAGGGTGGCAGAACGGATGGCGTGCCAAGAGAAGATGGCTTTAATATCACCGCTGCAAGCGAGATCATGGCTGTGCTTTGTCTAGCAACAAGCCTTTCTGATCTAAAAGAGCGCGTAGCAAACATCATGGTTGCCTATGATAGCGATAAAAAGCCTATCTACGTGCGTGATCTAGGCTGTCAAGACGCTGTTTGTATACTTTTAAAAGATGCGATCAAGCCAAATTTATTTCAAACGCTTGAGCACACACCTACGCTCGTACATGGCGGTCCATTTGCAAACATCGCACACGGCTGTAACTCCGTCATCGCAACAAAAACGGCTCTAAATTTAGCCGACTACGTTATCACTGAAGCTGGCTTTGGCTCTGAACTTGGTGCGGAGAAATTTTTAGATATAAAATGCAGGATTGCTGACATCAAACCAAGCGCTGTGGTGCTTGTAAGCACGATCAGATCGCTAAAATATAACGGCGAAGCAAATAAAGATGAGATCACAAAACCAGATATGAATGCTCTTAAAAAAGGTATCGAAAACCTTGGTGGACACATCGAAAATTTAAAAGGTAAATTCGGTCAAAATGTAGTCGTAGCGCTTAATAAATTTGGCTTTGATACCTATGAAGAGATAAATTTTGTAAAAGAGTATTGCCGTGAGCTTGGTGTAGAAGTGGCAGTTTGTGAGAATTTCTTAAAAGGTGGTAAAGGCGCGCTTGAGCTTGCCGAGCTAGTTTTAAAGGCGTGTGACAAGCCAAGTAAGATAAATTTCACCTACGAGATGAGCGACGATACGAAAACTAAAATAGAAAAGGTCGCTAAGGAAATTTATGGAGCTGGTGAGGTGGTCTTTGAGGAGGCTGCTCTTAAAAAGCTTGAGATGATAAAAGAGCTAAATTTGAGCCATTTGCCAGTTTGTATCGCAAAAACTCAGTATTCATTTAGCGACGATGCGAAGCTTTTGGGTAGAGCAAAGGGCTTTACATTTAGTGTAAAAGACCTTGACATTAGGACGGGAGCTGGCTTTATAGTCGCAGTTTGCGGTAAGATCATGCTAATGCCAGGACTTCCAAAAGTGCCAGCTGCTGTCAATATGAAGATAGATGCCAACGGCAAGATCGACGGCTTATCGTAA
- the rimP gene encoding ribosome maturation factor RimP, whose amino-acid sequence MDNLDKLVRECGVELYDSEIANENGRAIFRVYITKNGGVSLDDCEKVSRLLSPIFDVTPPVSGDYNLEVSSPGLERKLSKPSHFKASVGELVKVQTEADKFTGRLVKADEENIAVENEEGIFEINISEIKKAKTYLEW is encoded by the coding sequence ATGGATAATTTAGACAAACTAGTACGCGAATGCGGTGTTGAGCTTTACGACAGCGAGATCGCAAATGAAAATGGCAGGGCTATTTTTAGAGTTTACATCACAAAAAATGGCGGAGTTAGCCTAGATGACTGCGAAAAAGTGAGCCGTCTGCTTTCACCTATTTTTGACGTGACACCACCAGTTAGTGGAGACTACAACCTAGAGGTTAGCTCGCCTGGTCTTGAAAGAAAACTTAGTAAGCCGTCTCATTTTAAAGCGAGTGTTGGCGAGCTTGTGAAAGTTCAAACCGAGGCTGATAAATTTACAGGAAGACTCGTAAAAGCGGATGAAGAGAACATAGCGGTTGAAAATGAAGAGGGAATCTTTGAGATCAACATTAGTGAGATAAAAAAAGCAAAAACATATTTGGAGTGGTAA
- the rbfA gene encoding 30S ribosome-binding factor RbfA — protein MNANEIKRMRTESVLKELIPEALATLEDSILKGLCVTDVECKKGRYDAFVYLDKMAFDEREQEYILGHLKRVCRHLQNHCMAAEGWYRCPNFHFKFDDRLEYQNHMDKLFDKISKDLNKNG, from the coding sequence ATGAACGCTAACGAAATAAAGCGTATGAGAACAGAGAGCGTGCTAAAAGAGCTCATTCCAGAGGCCTTAGCTACTCTTGAAGATAGCATTTTAAAAGGGCTTTGTGTCACTGATGTCGAGTGTAAAAAGGGTAGATATGATGCTTTTGTATATCTTGATAAAATGGCATTTGATGAGCGTGAACAAGAGTATATTTTGGGGCATTTAAAGCGAGTTTGTAGGCATTTGCAAAACCACTGTATGGCAGCTGAGGGCTGGTATAGATGCCCAAATTTTCACTTTAAATTTGACGATAGATTAGAGTACCAAAACCATATGGATAAGTTGTTTGATAAAATTTCAAAGGATTTAAACAAAAATGGATAA
- the infB gene encoding translation initiation factor IF-2 — protein MSNVRISEIANELGYPSKEIVEKAQELGLKVKTHSNAVSLEEAEAIYEYVQTGVIPDKFKKKKSEPKPKKEPKKEVEKEPVKKEEKQKSESKKATTKTESKSVKAETKKETQILEEKQKIEPKKEEIKVEQKQVEALRPKESLADVTQKRRGLVIVKKKKDYETPITTKEEKKPEPSIANISDFKSMFSSSDENLAKKKKKDKKVVVASKKDSAQKMDLLGGSDFGDIVLEDEDVVVLPDFSFKTPVPAPAQKTKQPNVMRTTVNNTINSFGEGGIQRRARKKHKKPENKQNNEAVTSINIPKEIRVYEFAEKLNKQPSEIIGKLFMLGMMTTKNDFLDEDAIEILADEFNVEVNIIDDQKEFDYVAAYEEEIKDDENLQPRAPVITIMGHVDHGKTSLLDYIRKSRVAAGEAGGITQHVGAYMVNKNGKNITFIDTPGHEAFTAMRARGAGVTDIVIIVVAADDGVKPQTKEAVSHAKAAGVPIIIAINKMDKESANPDLVKTGLAELDIMPTEWGGKYEFVPISAKTGMGIDDLLEIVLLQADLLELKANPRANAKATVIESSLQKGRGPVATIIVENGTLHVGDTVVAGVAYGKIRSLLDDQGMPLQDIKPGECGVIVGLSEIAEAGETLIGVKTDKEAREYAQKKAEYIRQKELSKSTKVSIDELSAKIAEGELKTLPVIIKADVGGSLEALKASLEKLANDEIRVNVIHSGVGGITQSDVALASASEDCIILGFNIRPTGEIKEKAKESGVEIKTYNVIYNLIDDVKAILGGLMSPIIREEQLGQAQVRQVIHVPKVGTIAGCIVTEGTINRGAKIRLIREGVVVYEGLVSSLKRFKDDVKEVAKGYECGVGIENFNDIRENDYIESFKEVKEKATL, from the coding sequence ATGAGCAATGTTAGGATTTCAGAGATCGCAAACGAGCTTGGCTATCCAAGTAAAGAGATAGTAGAAAAAGCTCAAGAGTTAGGATTAAAAGTCAAAACTCACTCAAATGCAGTTAGCCTTGAAGAGGCCGAAGCTATATATGAATATGTTCAAACTGGCGTGATACCAGATAAATTTAAAAAGAAAAAGAGTGAACCTAAACCAAAAAAAGAGCCTAAAAAAGAAGTAGAAAAAGAGCCAGTAAAAAAAGAAGAAAAACAAAAAAGTGAATCTAAAAAAGCTACTACTAAAACTGAGTCAAAGTCGGTAAAAGCTGAGACTAAGAAAGAGACACAAATTTTAGAAGAAAAACAAAAAATCGAGCCTAAAAAAGAAGAAATCAAAGTAGAGCAAAAACAAGTCGAAGCTCTAAGACCAAAAGAGAGCTTGGCTGATGTGACTCAAAAAAGACGTGGCCTTGTGATAGTAAAAAAGAAAAAAGATTATGAAACGCCAATTACTACAAAAGAAGAGAAAAAGCCTGAACCAAGCATAGCTAATATAAGCGATTTTAAAAGTATGTTTTCATCAAGTGATGAAAATTTAGCTAAGAAAAAGAAAAAAGATAAAAAAGTAGTTGTTGCAAGTAAAAAGGATAGCGCCCAGAAGATGGATCTGCTTGGAGGAAGTGATTTTGGTGACATAGTGCTAGAAGATGAAGATGTAGTCGTTCTTCCTGATTTTAGTTTTAAAACTCCGGTACCAGCACCTGCTCAAAAGACAAAACAGCCAAATGTTATGAGAACTACGGTCAATAATACGATAAATTCATTTGGTGAGGGTGGCATTCAAAGAAGAGCTAGAAAAAAACACAAAAAGCCTGAAAATAAACAAAACAATGAAGCTGTGACGTCTATAAATATTCCAAAAGAAATTCGTGTTTATGAATTTGCTGAAAAGCTAAACAAGCAGCCAAGTGAGATTATTGGTAAGCTTTTCATGCTTGGCATGATGACAACAAAAAATGACTTTTTGGATGAAGATGCGATAGAAATTTTGGCTGATGAGTTTAATGTAGAGGTTAATATCATCGATGATCAAAAAGAATTTGACTACGTAGCAGCCTATGAAGAAGAGATAAAAGACGATGAAAATCTCCAGCCAAGAGCACCAGTCATAACCATCATGGGTCACGTTGATCATGGTAAAACTTCATTGCTTGATTACATAAGAAAATCACGTGTAGCAGCAGGAGAGGCCGGTGGTATCACTCAGCATGTTGGTGCTTATATGGTAAATAAAAACGGCAAAAACATCACATTTATTGACACCCCAGGTCACGAAGCATTTACGGCTATGCGTGCAAGAGGTGCTGGCGTAACTGATATAGTTATCATCGTTGTTGCAGCAGATGATGGCGTAAAACCACAAACAAAAGAGGCGGTCAGCCACGCAAAAGCTGCTGGTGTACCAATAATCATCGCTATAAACAAAATGGATAAAGAGTCAGCAAATCCTGACCTAGTAAAGACTGGTCTTGCCGAGCTTGATATCATGCCAACAGAGTGGGGCGGAAAATATGAATTTGTGCCAATCTCTGCAAAAACAGGCATGGGTATAGATGATCTGCTTGAGATCGTACTTTTACAAGCTGACCTTTTAGAGCTAAAAGCAAATCCAAGGGCAAATGCAAAAGCAACTGTCATCGAGAGCTCACTTCAAAAGGGTCGTGGCCCAGTCGCTACTATTATCGTTGAAAATGGCACTCTTCATGTTGGGGATACTGTCGTAGCTGGCGTTGCGTATGGAAAGATAAGAAGCTTACTTGATGACCAAGGTATGCCTTTACAAGATATAAAACCAGGCGAATGCGGTGTGATAGTAGGTCTTAGTGAGATAGCAGAGGCAGGCGAGACATTAATAGGCGTAAAAACTGATAAAGAGGCTCGTGAATACGCGCAGAAAAAGGCTGAATACATCCGCCAAAAAGAGCTTAGTAAGAGTACAAAAGTTAGTATCGATGAGCTTAGTGCTAAGATCGCTGAGGGCGAGCTAAAGACACTTCCAGTCATCATCAAAGCTGACGTTGGTGGCTCACTTGAGGCACTAAAAGCAAGTCTAGAAAAACTAGCAAATGATGAGATCAGAGTAAATGTCATCCACTCAGGTGTTGGTGGTATCACACAAAGCGACGTGGCACTTGCTAGTGCGAGCGAAGACTGTATAATCCTTGGTTTCAACATAAGACCAACTGGCGAGATAAAAGAAAAGGCAAAAGAGAGCGGTGTCGAGATAAAGACTTATAATGTTATTTATAATTTAATTGACGACGTGAAAGCAATCTTGGGCGGACTAATGTCACCAATCATCAGAGAAGAGCAGCTTGGTCAAGCTCAGGTTCGCCAAGTGATCCATGTGCCAAAAGTTGGAACTATTGCTGGATGTATTGTTACTGAAGGCACGATAAACAGAGGGGCAAAAATTCGCCTTATTAGAGAAGGTGTAGTCGTTTACGAGGGCTTGGTAAGCTCATTAAAACGCTTCAAAGATGACGTCAAAGAGGTTGCTAAAGGTTATGAATGTGGCGTTGGTATCGAAAATTTCAACGATATTAGAGAAAACGACTATATCGAAAGCTTCAAAGAAGTCAAGGAGAAAGCTACTCTATGA
- the thrB gene encoding homoserine kinase encodes MNILVPATSANLGPGFDALGLSLKLFNSVKIEPAKFSSVSINGEGSGSVNLKRNNIFLSIFNEIFFELTGKNENFRVVFENNIPFSRGLGSSSAVIVGAIASAYEIAGFKASKEIVLNKAIIYETHPDNISPAVHGGFISAIVKNGNVYANKISLSDEIKAVVVIPNKPMSTSSSRQILPKNYTMKECVNNLSHAAFLTSCFYEKKYDLLKIASKDLMHEERRMHALEELFEVRKVAYENGALMSTLSGSGSSFLNIAYKDDAKNLRDILKSKFGDFRVEVFSFDNDGYEITQS; translated from the coding sequence TTGAACATCTTAGTCCCTGCAACAAGTGCAAATTTGGGTCCTGGTTTTGATGCTTTGGGGCTTAGTTTGAAGCTTTTTAATAGCGTGAAAATCGAGCCAGCAAAATTTAGCTCAGTGTCGATAAACGGCGAAGGCAGTGGAAGTGTAAATTTAAAAAGAAATAATATATTCTTAAGTATTTTTAATGAAATTTTTTTTGAGCTAACTGGTAAAAATGAAAATTTTAGAGTCGTTTTTGAAAATAATATCCCATTTTCAAGGGGGCTTGGCAGTAGCTCCGCTGTTATCGTTGGAGCCATTGCTTCAGCATACGAAATAGCTGGTTTTAAGGCAAGTAAAGAGATAGTTTTAAATAAAGCCATCATCTACGAAACCCATCCTGATAATATCTCGCCAGCAGTTCACGGCGGATTTATCAGTGCGATTGTAAAAAATGGCAATGTTTACGCAAATAAAATAAGCTTAAGCGACGAGATAAAAGCAGTAGTTGTTATCCCAAATAAACCAATGAGTACATCCTCATCAAGACAAATTTTACCAAAAAACTATACGATGAAAGAGTGTGTAAATAACTTATCTCATGCTGCTTTTTTAACATCTTGTTTTTATGAAAAAAAGTATGATCTCTTAAAAATAGCAAGCAAAGATTTGATGCATGAAGAGCGTAGAATGCACGCTTTAGAAGAGCTTTTTGAAGTTAGAAAAGTAGCTTATGAAAATGGTGCTTTAATGAGCACGCTTTCAGGCTCAGGTTCAAGCTTTTTAAATATCGCTTACAAAGATGATGCTAAAAATTTACGAGATATTTTAAAGAGTAAATTTGGTGATTTTAGGGTTGAGGTTTTTTCATTTGATAACGATGGATACGAAATTACGCAAAGCTAA
- a CDS encoding glycoprotease: MVGVYKDGVKFDEITTDEHVSEALIKILENLSSKFNITKIIYANTPGSFMGLKVAYVILKTFSLVKGCEFYAVSGFSLNGHQAIRANKNLSFVLKDGKISLEKVEPVGFRLPLNLDELKLNSDTLPDYIIQAV; this comes from the coding sequence TTGGTTGGAGTTTATAAAGACGGCGTAAAATTTGATGAAATTACGACTGATGAACATGTCAGTGAAGCTTTGATAAAGATCTTAGAAAATTTATCCTCTAAATTTAATATCACAAAAATTATCTATGCAAATACGCCAGGCAGTTTTATGGGGCTAAAGGTGGCCTATGTCATCTTAAAGACTTTCTCTTTGGTAAAGGGTTGCGAATTTTATGCGGTTAGTGGCTTTAGTTTAAATGGTCACCAAGCTATAAGAGCAAATAAAAATTTAAGTTTTGTTTTAAAAGATGGCAAAATTTCACTTGAAAAAGTGGAGCCAGTAGGATTTAGGTTGCCTTTAAATTTAGATGAATTAAAACTAAATTCAGATACACTTCCAGATTATATCATCCAAGCAGTTTAG